From Bordetella flabilis, the proteins below share one genomic window:
- a CDS encoding enoyl-CoA hydratase/isomerase family protein has translation MSSDAGIIDYRKADNVGILTMRHAPHNLVGKALCDALIAALHAAHGDGCRALVLRSGLRHFSAGADMDLFANGGERMHELDAIGVLRAFDELPIPIVGSVHGVALGGGFELALACDLIVAAASSKFGLVEATLGLHPLMGGIQRVIQRAGAARAKEVVMLGRRHDAATLEKWGIVNRVVADARLEEVTLSLARELAQGPTVAHAATKRLSTIYLDQGMRACDAMMAEVQQPIFASGDLQRGLDSFKAAGPGNAVFQGN, from the coding sequence ATGTCGTCAGACGCGGGCATCATCGATTACCGGAAGGCCGACAACGTCGGCATCCTGACCATGCGGCATGCGCCGCACAACCTGGTGGGCAAGGCTTTGTGCGACGCGCTCATTGCGGCGTTGCATGCGGCGCACGGCGACGGGTGCCGGGCCCTGGTCCTGAGGAGCGGACTGCGCCATTTTTCGGCGGGCGCCGACATGGATTTGTTCGCCAACGGCGGCGAACGCATGCATGAACTGGACGCCATCGGCGTGCTGCGCGCCTTCGACGAACTTCCCATACCCATTGTGGGGAGCGTGCATGGCGTCGCATTGGGAGGTGGCTTCGAACTCGCGCTCGCCTGCGATCTCATTGTTGCCGCCGCTTCATCCAAGTTCGGACTGGTGGAGGCCACGCTGGGCCTGCATCCCCTGATGGGTGGAATACAACGCGTGATACAGCGTGCCGGCGCCGCACGCGCGAAGGAAGTCGTCATGCTGGGACGCCGGCACGATGCAGCCACCCTGGAAAAATGGGGCATCGTCAACCGGGTGGTCGCGGACGCCCGGTTGGAGGAGGTGACACTGTCCCTGGCGCGGGAACTCGCACAGGGCCCGACCGTGGCGCATGCCGCGACCAAGCGGCTGTCCACCATTTACCTGGACCAGGGAATGCGGGCCTGCGACGCCATGATGGCGGAGGTGCAGCAGCCGATCTTCGCCAGTGGCGACCTCCAGCGCGGGCTCGATAGCTTCAAGGCTGCCGGTCCGGGCAATGCCGTCTTCCAGGGCAACTGA
- a CDS encoding LysR family transcriptional regulator: MRPDNQNLSSGISVFAAVVDAGTFAAASEVIGMSPPGVSRAIARLEQRLKIRLFNRTTRSVSLTEEGRRFYEQVMPHVRGMEEAAASAAGGAVAVRGKLRVNLDPVTSRVLLGPQLDGFMDAHPDLVLELIAKDHLGDLVTDGFDLALRFGEPRSSSLVARKLLDTAVVTVAAPAYLARYGRPAEPRDLAGGTHKCLEFRNPDTGKPFTWEFHRKRGKLVLDTRGRLMVNDPGALFHACLAGCGIAQMLLLAAEPLIREGQLVNLFPDWADERYPLYAYYPSRHHVPAKTRAFLEFVVALTGR, encoded by the coding sequence ATGAGACCAGACAACCAGAACCTATCCAGCGGTATCAGTGTGTTCGCCGCGGTCGTCGATGCGGGAACATTCGCCGCCGCCTCCGAAGTCATCGGCATGTCGCCGCCGGGCGTCAGCCGGGCGATCGCCCGGCTGGAGCAAAGGCTGAAGATCAGGCTGTTCAACCGCACCACGCGGTCGGTGTCGCTGACGGAAGAGGGACGCCGCTTCTACGAGCAGGTCATGCCGCATGTGCGCGGCATGGAAGAGGCCGCCGCGTCGGCGGCCGGCGGGGCAGTCGCGGTGCGCGGCAAGCTGCGCGTGAACCTGGATCCGGTCACGTCGCGCGTTCTGCTCGGGCCCCAGCTGGACGGCTTCATGGATGCGCATCCGGACCTGGTTCTGGAGCTGATCGCCAAGGACCATCTAGGCGACCTGGTCACGGATGGCTTCGACCTGGCCTTGCGGTTCGGCGAGCCGCGGTCTTCCAGCCTGGTGGCGCGCAAGCTGCTGGATACCGCCGTGGTGACCGTCGCGGCGCCGGCGTACCTGGCGCGCTACGGGCGTCCCGCCGAGCCGCGCGATCTGGCCGGCGGCACGCACAAATGCCTGGAGTTCCGCAATCCGGATACCGGCAAGCCGTTCACCTGGGAGTTCCATCGCAAGCGCGGAAAACTGGTCCTCGATACCCGCGGACGGTTGATGGTGAACGACCCGGGCGCCCTGTTCCATGCCTGCCTGGCAGGGTGCGGGATTGCACAGATGCTGCTCCTTGCCGCGGAACCGCTGATCCGTGAAGGGCAGCTCGTCAATCTGTTCCCGGACTGGGCAGATGAACGCTATCCGCTCTACGCGTACTACCCGTCCCGGCACCATGTGCCGGCGAAGACACGTGCGTTCCTGGAGTTCGTCGTGGCTTTGACGGGCAGATAA
- a CDS encoding DUF302 domain-containing protein has protein sequence MSSNTGTHASTLDDGIETITTYVSVEHITLSTPRPYSEVKRELESRLGRLDDGIRAMLRNNDLEGVRAALKKAAGKDDLAIHYIGLHGDWLALAGERKNTTAYLIGNVLYAVQMTSVNVAAGNYAPLRVVLYENANGGSTFEYDKPSTLFGQFGEPAIDKVAATLDQRLSALLMSLCRGPQAV, from the coding sequence ATGTCCTCAAACACCGGTACGCACGCGAGCACGCTCGACGACGGCATCGAAACCATAACGACCTATGTGTCCGTCGAGCACATCACGCTTTCCACGCCAAGGCCCTACTCGGAGGTGAAGCGCGAACTCGAATCGCGCCTGGGCCGCCTGGACGACGGCATCCGCGCCATGCTCCGAAACAACGACCTGGAGGGTGTCCGTGCTGCGCTGAAGAAAGCCGCCGGCAAGGACGACCTGGCCATCCACTACATCGGCCTGCACGGCGACTGGCTGGCTTTGGCGGGCGAACGCAAGAACACCACCGCCTATCTGATCGGCAATGTGCTGTACGCCGTGCAAATGACGAGCGTCAACGTGGCGGCCGGCAACTATGCGCCGCTGCGTGTCGTCCTTTATGAAAACGCCAACGGCGGCTCGACGTTCGAATACGACAAGCCCTCGACGCTGTTCGGCCAGTTCGGCGAGCCAGCCATCGACAAGGTCGCCGCGACCCTGGACCAGCGGCTGAGCGCGCTCTTGATGTCGCTCTGCCGCGGTCCGCAAGCGGTCTGA
- a CDS encoding thiolase family protein: MQAREIVICAPVRTPIGAYNGSLKTVPATALGAAVVRETLRRSAIDPAAVDTVVMGNVVQAGNRMNPARQAAIGGGMPVSVPALTVNRVCGSGAQAIVSVALEIWAGQARLGIAGGMENMDMAPYLMPNGRWGARMGDVTAHDSMLRDGLVDAFSGEHSGWHTEDLVARYALTRLEQDEWSERSQRRFGLAQQEGLFESEVVAVDVPGARKQPRFERDEANRPDTTVAALSALRPAFRADGTITAGNAPGLNSGAAAMVIADAAMARDQGLQPLGRLVSYGIAAVEPGMFGLGPVPAIRMALQRAGWTLSEVDRFEINEAFAAVPLAVARELGISHDVLNVDGGAIAHGHPIGATGAILVTRMLHAMQRQRLQRGVVSLCIGGGQGIALALEAC, from the coding sequence ATGCAAGCAAGAGAAATCGTGATTTGCGCGCCCGTACGCACGCCGATCGGTGCATACAACGGTTCGCTCAAAACAGTTCCCGCAACGGCGCTGGGCGCTGCGGTCGTGCGCGAAACCCTGCGACGGTCCGCTATCGACCCGGCAGCCGTCGACACCGTCGTCATGGGCAACGTCGTACAGGCCGGCAATCGCATGAACCCTGCGCGCCAGGCGGCGATCGGCGGCGGCATGCCGGTGTCCGTCCCCGCCCTGACGGTGAACCGCGTCTGCGGTTCCGGTGCGCAGGCGATAGTCTCCGTGGCGCTGGAGATCTGGGCAGGCCAGGCGAGGCTCGGAATCGCGGGCGGGATGGAGAACATGGACATGGCGCCCTACCTCATGCCCAACGGCCGATGGGGCGCGCGCATGGGAGACGTCACTGCCCATGACAGCATGCTGCGTGACGGCCTGGTCGACGCCTTCTCCGGCGAGCATTCCGGCTGGCATACCGAAGACCTGGTTGCCCGCTACGCCCTGACCCGTCTCGAACAGGACGAATGGTCCGAGCGCTCGCAGCGCCGCTTCGGCCTGGCCCAGCAGGAGGGCCTGTTCGAATCCGAGGTCGTCGCCGTGGACGTACCTGGCGCCAGGAAGCAGCCACGGTTCGAGCGCGACGAGGCGAATCGGCCGGATACCACGGTGGCGGCATTGTCGGCACTGCGTCCGGCGTTCCGGGCGGACGGCACCATTACCGCCGGCAATGCGCCAGGCTTGAACAGCGGCGCCGCGGCCATGGTGATAGCCGACGCCGCGATGGCCCGTGACCAGGGACTGCAGCCCCTGGGCCGGCTGGTGTCCTACGGGATTGCGGCCGTCGAACCCGGCATGTTCGGCCTGGGCCCCGTTCCGGCCATACGGATGGCGCTGCAGCGCGCCGGCTGGACATTGAGCGAGGTCGACCGCTTTGAAATCAACGAGGCATTCGCCGCCGTTCCGCTCGCCGTGGCGCGCGAATTGGGCATTAGCCACGACGTATTGAATGTCGATGGCGGCGCTATCGCGCATGGTCATCCGATCGGGGCGACCGGCGCAATACTCGTCACCCGCATGCTGCATGCCATGCAGCGGCAACGCCTTCAGCGCGGCGTTGTCAGCCTGTGCATAGGGGGCGGCCAAGGTATCGCCCTCGCGCTGGAAGCCTGCTGA
- a CDS encoding alpha/beta fold hydrolase gives MAGLPSAHAKSAAAAQPPKAALASSDTIVTKDGTRLYYKDWGAGQPVVFSHGWPLGSDSWESQMLFLSSLGYRTVAHDRRGHGRSSQPWNGNDMNTYADDLATVIETLDLKNIVLVGFSTGGGEVARYIGRHGTKRVSKVALVSAVAPLMLKTPANPGGLPIEAFDQLRAAQLANRSQFYRDLAAGPFYGFNRPAAKPSQGLIDAWWMQGMQGGHKNTYDSIKAFSETDFTEDLKKFDVPTLIIHGDDDQMVPIDASGRASAKLVRNARLIVYPGAPHGLTDTHKERFNNDLLGFIRG, from the coding sequence ATGGCGGGCTTGCCGAGCGCCCACGCCAAGTCCGCCGCCGCGGCCCAGCCGCCGAAGGCCGCCCTGGCGTCCAGCGACACCATCGTGACCAAGGACGGCACGCGGCTCTACTACAAGGATTGGGGCGCGGGCCAGCCCGTCGTGTTCAGCCACGGCTGGCCCCTGGGGTCGGACAGCTGGGAGTCGCAGATGCTGTTTCTATCGTCGCTGGGCTACCGCACGGTCGCCCACGATCGGCGCGGTCACGGTCGCTCCAGCCAGCCTTGGAACGGCAATGACATGAACACCTACGCCGATGATCTGGCCACTGTCATAGAGACCCTGGACCTCAAAAACATCGTCCTGGTGGGGTTTTCCACGGGCGGCGGCGAAGTGGCCCGCTACATCGGTCGCCATGGCACCAAGCGCGTATCCAAGGTTGCGCTGGTTTCCGCCGTGGCCCCCCTGATGCTGAAGACGCCCGCCAACCCGGGCGGACTGCCCATCGAGGCCTTTGACCAGTTGCGCGCGGCGCAGCTCGCCAACCGGTCGCAGTTCTACCGGGACCTGGCGGCCGGCCCCTTCTATGGTTTCAACCGGCCCGCCGCCAAGCCTTCGCAAGGCCTGATCGACGCATGGTGGATGCAGGGCATGCAGGGCGGACACAAGAATACCTATGACTCGATCAAGGCGTTCTCGGAAACCGACTTTACCGAAGACCTGAAGAAATTCGATGTGCCGACCCTCATCATCCACGGCGATGATGACCAGATGGTGCCCATCGACGCCTCCGGGCGGGCATCGGCCAAGCTCGTACGTAATGCAAGGCTGATCGTCTACCCGGGCGCGCCTCACGGCCTGACGGACACGCACAAGGAAAGGTTCAATAACGACCTGCTGGGGTTCATTCGCGGTTGA
- a CDS encoding Bug family tripartite tricarboxylate transporter substrate binding protein, with protein MIRNLRTIRAALLGLLLHTAFGTAHADEKPYPDHPVKLVVPYTVGGPVDQLARLVAERLTTSMGQSFIVENKPGGNTIVAASMVARAKPDGYTLFVASSASLAVNPLVYERLPYDPAKDFTPVSMLGRAPLVMVVNADVPAQNVSELVKYIRSRNGSFAFASNGNGNPLHLACELFRTVAGVDMVHVPYNGTAPALASVIAGDTQMTCDILQNSLPQIKAGKVRAIGIPAEHRAAVLPSVPTMAEQGMAGVDASVWFAVVAPAGTPARVVDALGTHIKRAMADSALQARFAEMGIELGGSTPAQLTAEAAKESAKWAPVIKRYGIKVQ; from the coding sequence ATGATTCGAAATCTGCGCACCATCCGTGCAGCCCTGCTCGGGCTGTTGCTGCACACGGCCTTCGGTACGGCGCACGCCGATGAAAAGCCGTATCCCGACCATCCCGTCAAACTGGTGGTTCCCTATACCGTCGGCGGGCCTGTCGACCAACTGGCACGCCTGGTCGCCGAACGGTTGACGACGTCCATGGGGCAAAGCTTCATCGTCGAGAACAAGCCCGGCGGCAACACCATCGTGGCCGCCTCCATGGTGGCCCGGGCCAAGCCGGATGGCTACACCCTCTTCGTGGCGTCATCCGCGAGCCTGGCCGTCAATCCGCTGGTCTACGAGCGCCTGCCCTACGACCCTGCCAAGGACTTCACACCCGTATCGATGCTCGGCCGGGCACCGCTGGTGATGGTTGTAAACGCCGACGTGCCGGCGCAGAACGTGTCAGAACTGGTGAAATACATACGATCCAGGAATGGCAGCTTCGCCTTCGCGTCGAATGGCAATGGAAACCCGCTACACCTGGCTTGCGAATTGTTCCGCACGGTCGCCGGTGTGGACATGGTTCATGTGCCTTACAACGGTACGGCGCCTGCGTTGGCCAGCGTCATTGCCGGGGATACGCAAATGACCTGCGACATCCTGCAGAACTCCCTGCCCCAGATCAAGGCCGGGAAGGTGCGCGCCATCGGCATACCGGCCGAGCACAGGGCGGCGGTGCTGCCTTCGGTGCCGACGATGGCTGAGCAAGGCATGGCAGGTGTCGATGCGTCGGTCTGGTTCGCCGTGGTCGCGCCCGCCGGGACGCCGGCCCGCGTCGTCGACGCGCTTGGCACGCATATCAAGCGCGCCATGGCGGATTCCGCGCTGCAAGCACGTTTCGCCGAGATGGGAATCGAGCTGGGCGGAAGCACACCCGCGCAACTGACCGCCGAAGCCGCAAAGGAAAGCGCCAAATGGGCGCCGGTAATCAAGCGCTATGGCATCAAGGTTCAATAG
- a CDS encoding D-amino acid dehydrogenase — MKIIVMGAGIVGTATAWYLHRAGHEVTVLERNSGAARETSFGNGGQISVSHAEPWANPSAPLKLLKWLGREDAPLLFRVRADPAQWRWAFKFLLQCPARRSMYNMRQLLNLGTYSRASLQQLRQELGIDYDHVAKGILHYYTSTKEFDLALEPARVMRELGCERQVIDADRVVELEPAMAHIKPRLAGATYTSADESGDVHKFTTGLAARAEAAGVRFRYGVRIVRLHAQGGAMAGVEIAGETGMYEVVKADAYVLAAGSFSPLLARDIGVKLDIYPAKGYSATLPVLDASKAPSTSLTDDEYKLVFSRFGDRLRIAGTAELNGYDLALNPARCDAIVRRTLEVFPGMSRPELASYWAGLRPATPGNVPYIGKSNVEGLYLNTGHGTLGWTHGCGSGRALAALISGRQPDLDFAFCGTARRASVAMPAQVEQR, encoded by the coding sequence GTGAAAATCATCGTCATGGGCGCCGGCATCGTCGGTACCGCCACCGCCTGGTACCTGCACCGCGCCGGCCACGAAGTGACCGTACTGGAGCGCAATAGCGGCGCCGCGCGGGAAACGAGCTTCGGCAATGGGGGGCAGATCTCGGTCAGCCACGCCGAACCCTGGGCCAATCCCTCGGCCCCGCTCAAGCTTTTGAAATGGCTGGGCCGCGAGGACGCGCCGCTGCTGTTCCGCGTGCGCGCCGACCCGGCGCAGTGGCGCTGGGCCTTCAAGTTCCTGCTCCAATGCCCCGCGCGACGGTCCATGTACAACATGCGGCAGTTACTGAACCTCGGAACCTACAGCCGCGCCAGTCTGCAGCAATTGCGGCAGGAACTGGGCATCGACTATGACCATGTGGCCAAAGGGATCCTGCACTACTACACCAGCACGAAAGAGTTCGACCTGGCTCTGGAACCAGCCCGCGTCATGCGCGAGCTGGGCTGCGAACGCCAGGTCATCGACGCCGACCGGGTGGTCGAGCTGGAGCCCGCCATGGCCCACATCAAGCCCAGGCTCGCCGGTGCCACCTATACCAGCGCCGACGAGTCCGGCGATGTACATAAGTTCACCACGGGCCTGGCTGCGCGCGCGGAAGCAGCCGGCGTGCGGTTTCGCTATGGCGTACGCATCGTGAGGCTGCACGCGCAAGGCGGCGCCATGGCCGGCGTGGAGATCGCCGGCGAAACGGGAATGTACGAAGTCGTGAAAGCGGATGCCTATGTGCTGGCAGCGGGCAGCTTCAGCCCCTTGCTGGCCAGGGACATCGGCGTCAAGCTGGACATCTATCCGGCCAAGGGCTACTCGGCGACGCTGCCCGTGCTCGATGCGAGCAAGGCGCCGAGCACCAGCCTCACCGACGACGAATACAAGCTGGTTTTCTCACGTTTCGGCGACCGCTTGCGCATCGCCGGCACGGCCGAGTTGAACGGCTACGACCTTGCCTTGAACCCGGCGCGATGCGACGCCATCGTGCGACGTACCCTGGAAGTGTTCCCCGGCATGAGCCGGCCTGAGTTAGCCAGCTACTGGGCAGGACTGCGCCCGGCGACACCCGGCAACGTACCCTACATCGGCAAGAGCAATGTCGAAGGCCTGTACCTGAACACCGGGCACGGCACGCTGGGCTGGACCCATGGCTGCGGCTCCGGGCGCGCCCTGGCTGCATTGATTTCCGGGCGCCAGCCGGATCTCGACTTCGCGTTCTGCGGAACGGCCAGGCGTGCTTCGGTCGCCATGCCGGCCCAGGTCGAGCAGAGGTGA